From the genome of Ovis aries strain OAR_USU_Benz2616 breed Rambouillet chromosome 5, ARS-UI_Ramb_v3.0, whole genome shotgun sequence:
ATGGTGGTGGGTTCCTGGGTTGGTGGCTCCTTGGATGGGTTCATGCTGACTCCCTTTACCATGAGCTTCCCTTACTGTGGGTCCCGAGAGATCAATCACTTTTTCTGTGAGATCCCAGCAGTACTGAAGCTGTCCTGTATTGACACATCACTCTACCAGACCCTGATGTATGCCTGCTGCGTGCTGATGCTTCTCATCCCTATATCCATCATCTCTGTTTCCTACACACGCATCCTGCTCACAGTGCATCGGATGAACTCTGCTGAGGGCCGGCGCAAAGCCTTTGCTACCTGTTCATCCCATATTGTGGTGGTGATCATTTTCTATGGGGCAGCCTTCTACACCAATGTGCTGCCCCAATCATATCACACACCAGAGAAAGACAAGGTTGTATCTGCCTTCTACACCATACTCACTCCAATGCTCAACCCACTCATCTACAGCTTGAGAAATAAAGATGTGGCTACAGCTCTAAGGAGAATACAGGGGAGATGTACATACTCCCAGAAAGTCAGAGCAGGAGATGTATCCAAGAAATACTAGAAGGAGCTGGGTACAAACTTTCTTGGTACTGTGGCTACTGGCACACAGTAATTCTAAAAAATATGTTGTTGGttccaaaaaatattcactaTCATTTTCACAATCCAGAATTATACCAGGCAAAATAATTCTTTTGACACCAACACTTAAGAACTATAGCTGAACACAGCCAGTATCTCAGCAACAGCCAATTCACTTGTCTGAATTCACTGACAGACATCTCTCAGAGAGCATTTTCTTCAGATAGCATTATAAATCATTCCAGTCAGTCCAAACATCCCTTTGAAAGTcctgaatgaatatttttatgttatatattttcatgtgtcttttgtgtctgtatttctgACAAACTTTTGAATAGAAAATGCGAGGAATAATTTTCATGTCCTTGTTGATTTAAAGTCAAAAGTTCagtacaaattaaatattttctgatgACTATAGTCTATGTGGCACCtctttttagaaaacttttgTAATGATAATTCAATTAGGTTTGGGGTTCAGTattctttgttatattttataaatgtctgTGTTCTCTAATCTCTAAATTTAAACTGTTATCATAACTTTATTCATGTAGAGTTCATTATGTGTCTGGAAATCATTAAATATTTCTGATTGATTAGATTTAAATTCTATTATTATTGATAGACATTGCTATAATCCTGTAGTAACTTCCATTTATTCCCTAATAAAATGACTtatgaaataaaacatgaataaatcAAGATCTTTGTTAGTTAAAACAGCTCCCTTGGTCAATTTTCCTATTGTAAAAGTTTTCATCTAGTAGACTGGTACTATTTTCTCTATTAATTATCTTTTGCTTATTTGAGAAGTTTAATAGATACAGGATCCTGATACAatagaatgtttattttaaaacaccaCAGTCACTAAGGACTGTCCATCCATTTACCTACTTAATTTTAACTTCCTTCTTATGTGTAAGGCACTAAAATATGACAAACAAATTCTCATTCACCTGGTGTTTCTCTTGTTTTGCAATCAAAAGCTTAGAATGTGCTGGGATCATTTTTGGGTGATTTTTTAATTGACAAAGATTAAGAATAGGTTACTGTATGTCATTGTTAGTGCCAATGCAAAGTGAAAACTGTATCCTTCATAGATGTTCATGTAAGTAAATCTCATCTCATTAATATGCTAATCCAGGGTTCATTTTGCCTTGGAAGATTCTCCCAAATTTGATCTTATgctgaaacaaataaacaaatagaaaagagatggaagaaaggCTTAAATGGATGAATCTCTTCAAGtagaaaaactaataaaacactaatgaaagaaatcaaagatgatagaGATGAACAAATTACTAtattcttggattgaaagaatcaatatattgaataaaacttcagttcagttcagctcagtcgctcagtcatgtccaactctttgcaaccccatgaattgcagcacaccaggcctcctgtccatcaccatctcccagagttcatacaaactcacatccatcgagtcagtgatgccatccatccatctcatcctcggttgtccccttcttctcctgcccccattccctcccagcatcagagtcttttccaatgagtcaactcttctcatgaggtggccaaagtactggagtttcagcttcagcatcactccttccaaagaaatcccagggctgatctctttcagaatggcctgcttggatctccttgcagttcaagggactctcaagagtcttctccaacaccacagttcaaaagcatcaattcttcagcgctcagctttcttcacagtccaactctcacatccatacatgaccaatggaaaaaccatagccttgactagacagatctttgttggcaaactaatgtccctgcttttgaatatgctatctaggttggtcataactttcctttcaaggagtaagcgtcttttaatttcatggctgcaatcaccatctgcagtgattttggagccccccaaaataaagtctgacactgtttccactgttcccccatctatttcccatgaagtgatgggaccagatgtcatgatcttcgctttctgaatgttgagttttaagccaagtttttcactctcctttttaattttcatcaagatgctttttagttccccttcactttctgccataagggtggtgtcatctgcatatctaaggttattggtatttctcctggcaatcttgattccagctgtgcttcttccagcccagtgtttctcatgatgtactctgcatagaagttaaataagcagcatgacaatatacagcctcgatgtactccttttcctatttggaaccagtctattgttccacttATCTGAGTCTAAATGATTtgagtcttcctttttttcttgatgagtctgactagtgatttataaattttatttatcttctcaaagaactaatCTTTAGTTTTATTGAGTGTTGCTAATGTCTCcatctctttttcatttgtttctactctgatctttatgatttcctttcttctactaaATTTGAGCTTTGgggttttgttgttcttgttcttgTTCTTGTTTTGAGAAAGTCAATTCCtaagcaggttgataagaagtctgggggtccccaaggagag
Proteins encoded in this window:
- the LOC101122694 gene encoding olfactory receptor 2T2, producing MEMVLQNSTDFILLGLITHPTFPGFIFAVVFSIFLVAVTANMVMILLIYTDSHLHTPMYFLLSQLSIMDTVYICITVPKMLQDLLSKEKTISFLGCALQIFLYLTLIGGEFFLLGLMAYDRYVAVCNPLRYPLLMNRRICLFMVVGSWVGGSLDGFMLTPFTMSFPYCGSREINHFFCEIPAVLKLSCIDTSLYQTLMYACCVLMLLIPISIISVSYTRILLTVHRMNSAEGRRKAFATCSSHIVVVIIFYGAAFYTNVLPQSYHTPEKDKVVSAFYTILTPMLNPLIYSLRNKDVATALRRIQGRCTYSQKVRAGDVSKKY